The genomic region CGACGCGCATCGCCGCGGTGCTGGACCCGCTGCGGGACGACGGCGGTCGTCACGGCGAGCTGGTGCGGACGCTCGAGGTCTACCTGGCCGAACACGGAGCGTGGGGATCCTCGGCCAGCCGGCTGCAGATCCATCGTCAGACCCTGGCGGCCCGGATACAGCGCATCGAGGAACTCACCGGGCTGTCGATGTCCAGTCCGGACGACCGGGCCGCGGCGTGGCTGGCAATTCGTGCCCTGAAGAGCCCGGTGCGGCCTCGAGTCGGTTGACGCCCAGGGAATGAATGGTGCCGTCGACGCGCTTCATTGCTGCGTGACTTTCAAACTCGACGGCGACGCCGCACTGCTGAAGCCCATCCAGGTCGGCGCCACCACCGCCGAGAACCGAATTTTCATGGCGCCGTTGACGCGATCGCGTGCGCAGTCCGACGGCACCCCGTCTGAACTCGCGGCGCAGTACTACGCGCAGCGCGCATCCGCGGGCATCATCATCAGCGAGGCCACGGCGGTGTCCCAAGGTGGCAATGGCGCGTACGTCAACACCCCCGGCAATTACACCGACCGTCATCAGGAGAAGTGGGCTGAGGTCGCCGACGCGGTGCATGACGCGGGTGGCCGGATGTTCATGCAGCTGTGGCACGTCGGGCGGATGGCACACCCGGAGATCAGCGGCGTCGAATCGGTGGCACCCTCGGCGGTCGCGGCCGACATGTCGGCGCACACACCGACCGGCAAGAAGCCGCTGCCCGTGCCCCGTGCGCTGGGCACCACCGAACTCGCACCGATCGTCGAGCAGTTCAGGGCTGCGGCGCGCCGTGCGGTCGACGCGGGCATGGACGGCGTCGAGATCCACGCCGCGAACGGCTACCTGCTGCACCAGTTCGCCTCCGATGTCACCAATCGGCGCACCGACGCCTACGGCGGTTCGCCGGAGAACCGGGCCCGCCTGGCAGCCGAGGTCGTCGAGGCCGTCGCCGCGGAGATCGGCGCGGGCCGCGTTGGGCTGCGCATCTCGCCGGGCAACACCGCGGGCGGTATGGCTGAGGTGGACACCGTCGGCGTGTACGAGGCGCTGCTGAATCGGATCTCCGCACTCGACATGGCCTATCTTCATGTCCTGATCGACCCCTCGGCACCCGAGTTCGGCACGGTTCGCGCACTGTGGTCGGGGACCCTGGTGCTGAACACCGGCCGAAATGTGGACACGAAGTTCTGCCAGCTCGAGGAACTCGCCGAGTGGGGCGTGATCGGCGCCGCGGCCGTCGGCCGAGGATTCCTCGCCAATCCGGATCTCATCGATCGACTCCGCGTCGGCGCGGAACTCAACGAGCCGGACGTCGCCACGTTCTACGCGCCCGGTCCCGTCGGCTACACCGACTACCCGACGCTGGCCGATCTCCGGCAACCCGAGTCCGCCTGACGCATCTCCACCCCTCCCGCGAGACGACGTCGCAGGGGAGGCTCCAGAAGGCTCGGACGCTGCCCAACCAACGGGTTGGGCGGGGCTGATAGGCTGGGCAAAGCGAGGACTAGCCTCCTACGTGGGCACGCGCCTGCTCTACCCAATTGCACCGAACCATACATAGGCCTGGAGAGTCAGAACATGTCTGAAGAAGCCTTCATCTACGAGGCGATCCGCACGCCG from Mycolicibacterium sp. YH-1 harbors:
- a CDS encoding alkene reductase; this encodes MTFKLDGDAALLKPIQVGATTAENRIFMAPLTRSRAQSDGTPSELAAQYYAQRASAGIIISEATAVSQGGNGAYVNTPGNYTDRHQEKWAEVADAVHDAGGRMFMQLWHVGRMAHPEISGVESVAPSAVAADMSAHTPTGKKPLPVPRALGTTELAPIVEQFRAAARRAVDAGMDGVEIHAANGYLLHQFASDVTNRRTDAYGGSPENRARLAAEVVEAVAAEIGAGRVGLRISPGNTAGGMAEVDTVGVYEALLNRISALDMAYLHVLIDPSAPEFGTVRALWSGTLVLNTGRNVDTKFCQLEELAEWGVIGAAAVGRGFLANPDLIDRLRVGAELNEPDVATFYAPGPVGYTDYPTLADLRQPESA